Proteins found in one Mycoplasmopsis bovigenitalium genomic segment:
- the cypl gene encoding ABC transporter thiamine pyrophosphate-binding lipoprotein p37/Cypl, whose product MIKKKIFMLGASLLASIFASSSCTTTAISSKESKDEIAKKWDSKITIVNSWINPGFKDDKNPNSIENQFIKLLKARFKSFKDSDPITKNLPDVDFSFDVDYDKNSYFSKLENNDKNKDIYIANYTTYINNFWQNNQFNKEFDVKLIAQTSTLKFNWQTKDSLFYVDGQDSDPLRQQAQRNNIEWVQKTNVDYPDWHKSDKLTFDGSKYSNFYQPNQLTFVYRGVIFISGDKAKRNEITKDWNDKNWEKFVKHGIIFKDKSKSGSYKYQVALLARHFNKTIKEINEYFESGAKEIFKGTKAQDQIGKESNSFTPRIAFDDEGVYNWTKNKKDSNLFKTSKYQENKPYDDNNNDVVRVLIATNPAPYDVAIGRSGLSNKQVELLTKTLNSLSIEENLYGKYTGYNKFYALNLDNFEKFIKLQVQAETKLDLIKEIEEPKND is encoded by the coding sequence ATGATTAAGAAAAAAATATTTATGCTTGGCGCAAGTTTACTTGCGAGCATTTTTGCATCAAGTTCATGCACTACAACTGCAATTTCAAGTAAAGAAAGCAAAGATGAAATTGCAAAAAAATGAGATTCAAAAATAACAATTGTTAACTCATGAATTAACCCAGGTTTCAAGGATGACAAAAATCCCAATTCAATTGAAAATCAATTCATTAAGTTATTAAAAGCAAGATTTAAAAGTTTCAAAGATTCAGATCCAATTACAAAAAATCTGCCAGATGTTGATTTTAGTTTTGATGTTGACTATGACAAAAATTCATACTTTTCTAAATTAGAAAACAACGATAAAAACAAAGACATTTATATTGCAAACTACACAACATATATTAATAATTTTTGACAAAATAATCAATTTAATAAAGAGTTTGATGTTAAACTAATTGCTCAAACAAGTACTCTAAAATTTAATTGGCAAACAAAGGACTCACTATTTTACGTTGATGGCCAAGATTCTGACCCATTACGCCAACAAGCACAAAGAAATAATATTGAATGAGTACAAAAAACTAATGTAGACTATCCAGATTGACATAAATCAGATAAATTGACTTTTGATGGGTCAAAATATTCTAATTTTTATCAACCAAATCAATTGACTTTTGTTTATAGAGGTGTAATTTTCATTTCTGGTGATAAAGCCAAAAGAAATGAAATTACAAAAGATTGAAATGATAAAAATTGAGAAAAATTTGTAAAGCATGGAATTATATTTAAAGATAAATCAAAATCTGGGTCATATAAATATCAAGTTGCCTTGCTTGCTCGCCATTTTAACAAAACAATAAAAGAAATTAATGAATATTTTGAATCAGGCGCAAAAGAAATTTTCAAGGGCACTAAAGCACAAGACCAAATTGGTAAAGAATCTAATTCATTTACACCTAGAATTGCTTTCGATGATGAGGGTGTATACAACTGAACAAAAAATAAGAAAGATAGCAATCTTTTCAAGACAAGCAAATATCAGGAAAATAAACCCTATGATGATAATAATAATGATGTTGTTAGAGTACTAATCGCAACAAACCCAGCACCATATGATGTTGCTATTGGGCGTAGTGGATTAAGCAATAAACAAGTTGAGTTATTGACCAAAACATTGAATTCTCTAAGTATTGAGGAAAATCTTTACGGAAAATATACAGGATACAATAAGTTTTATGCATTAAATTTAGATAATTTTGAAAAATTCATAAAATTACAAGTTCAAGCTGAGACTAAATTAGATTTAATTAAGGAAATTGAAGAACCGAAAAATGACTAA
- a CDS encoding phosphonate ABC transporter ATP-binding protein, whose product MTNIIDFKDVSTKYSKKRPILNNINLTIQKGQMVAIIGASGAGKSTLFKLIVNALNYDGDIKIFDQDLSKLKKTKKQKLIQKIGFLTQKANLISSESVYQNVAKSQTNYKNWFFKVFGLLTKMQKIEIFEKLDQLGILDKAFYRVSDLSGGQQQRVELAKLLIKKCELILADEPTSNLDEETAKLVLKILRNLANKGKTVLVNIHDLDSIKENFDRVIAIKNTRILFDMQTKEIETWQLKQAVKIEK is encoded by the coding sequence ATGACTAATATTATTGATTTTAAAGATGTATCAACAAAATATTCAAAAAAGAGGCCTATATTAAATAATATAAATTTAACTATCCAAAAAGGTCAAATGGTTGCTATTATCGGGGCTAGCGGCGCAGGAAAAAGTACTTTATTCAAATTAATAGTCAATGCACTAAACTACGATGGCGATATAAAAATTTTTGACCAAGATTTATCAAAACTAAAAAAAACTAAAAAGCAAAAATTAATTCAAAAAATTGGCTTTTTAACACAAAAAGCAAACCTAATTTCATCTGAAAGTGTTTATCAAAACGTTGCTAAATCTCAAACAAATTATAAAAATTGATTTTTTAAAGTGTTTGGTTTGCTTACTAAAATGCAAAAGATTGAAATTTTCGAAAAATTAGACCAATTGGGTATCTTAGATAAGGCATTTTATCGTGTTTCGGACTTAAGTGGTGGACAGCAACAACGAGTAGAACTGGCTAAATTATTAATTAAAAAATGCGAATTAATATTAGCAGATGAACCGACATCAAACCTTGATGAAGAAACAGCAAAACTCGTTTTAAAAATCCTAAGAAATTTAGCAAACAAGGGAAAAACAGTTTTAGTGAATATACACGATTTAGACTCAATAAAGGAAAATTTTGACCGAGTAATAGCAATTAAAAATACAAGAATTTTATTTGATATGCAAACAAAGGAAATTGAAACTTGACAACTAAAACAAGCTGTGAAAATAGAAAAATAA
- a CDS encoding ABC transporter permease subunit, translating to MTTKTSCENRKINKESNFFRYRYINKNGVATSWKIRPIYWHIISILLISIIFIALYNSWSSIRIENIKNVARKFQNLFIFSNKSTRLTNSLTNEYTNLFLDTIKSLWITIKVAIAGTFIGFIFALITAYGSFSKHNNKYFSFFLGVLMLVLRAFPELVFINVITKVFRNELSLLAVYIWFTWLWLHKYYLDMLNSFDLEPYYIAINQGQSKHRAFINEVIPRIKNRLIALFLYSFESNIRWASLLSALSLPGIGILINYAAKTTNFYSQLGIPMTVLILFVLLLELSNYLIKKYLLETNSKQIKFNSKYKFEIYTKLAKTINIRKIFNNLLILFFAIMSIFTLATTKIWLFDLSATKTFIKVLFKPDFSHFNFSVLDPRLNPILLVWNSLQFTIAALSICIIFTMIFIRIQPLNINTKPVSIISKSIIIICRQIPSVVLIYLFLPMFANPITIVILVIGFHEMYSKSKHLTQAIESLDSEVINNLKIAGYTNNQIFWKYVLPSIKYDFISLSLFYFELIFRNSITYSVFATGELHIGQAIETHLDLRAYEPAKAMSYIWIATFSILLINITGAIINKKIKK from the coding sequence TTGACAACTAAAACAAGCTGTGAAAATAGAAAAATAAATAAAGAGTCTAATTTTTTTAGATATCGATATATCAATAAAAATGGGGTAGCAACATCTTGAAAAATTAGACCTATTTATTGACATATAATATCAATTTTATTAATATCAATAATTTTTATAGCACTTTACAACAGTTGAAGTTCAATAAGAATTGAAAATATTAAAAATGTTGCTCGAAAATTTCAAAATTTATTTATTTTCAGTAACAAAAGTACAAGATTAACAAATTCATTAACAAATGAGTATACAAATCTATTTCTAGATACTATTAAAAGTTTATGAATAACTATTAAAGTAGCGATTGCAGGAACTTTCATTGGCTTTATTTTTGCTTTAATCACCGCCTATGGTTCATTTTCTAAGCATAATAATAAATATTTTTCGTTCTTTTTAGGTGTGCTAATGCTAGTTTTAAGGGCTTTTCCTGAATTGGTTTTTATTAATGTCATTACAAAAGTTTTTCGAAATGAATTAAGTTTACTGGCTGTTTATATATGATTTACATGACTGTGATTACATAAATATTACTTAGATATGCTTAACTCATTTGATTTAGAACCTTATTACATTGCTATTAACCAAGGACAAAGCAAACATAGAGCATTCATTAATGAAGTAATTCCACGAATCAAAAATCGACTTATTGCATTGTTTTTATATTCATTTGAGTCAAATATTAGATGAGCATCATTATTGAGCGCATTGTCACTACCAGGCATTGGAATATTAATTAATTATGCTGCAAAAACAACAAATTTTTATAGCCAATTAGGTATTCCGATGACTGTGTTAATACTATTTGTTTTATTACTAGAATTATCTAATTATTTGATTAAAAAATATCTACTTGAAACAAATTCTAAACAAATTAAATTTAATAGCAAATACAAGTTCGAAATTTATACAAAATTAGCAAAAACAATCAATATAAGAAAGATCTTTAATAATTTATTAATTTTGTTTTTTGCAATAATGAGTATTTTCACATTAGCAACAACAAAAATATGACTTTTTGACTTATCCGCAACAAAAACATTCATAAAAGTATTATTTAAACCTGATTTTTCTCACTTTAATTTTAGTGTTCTTGACCCAAGACTAAATCCAATATTGCTTGTTTGAAATTCATTGCAATTTACAATAGCTGCCTTGTCAATTTGTATCATTTTTACAATGATATTTATACGAATTCAACCTTTAAATATCAATACAAAACCTGTATCAATAATAAGCAAAAGCATAATTATCATATGCAGACAAATCCCAAGTGTTGTCTTGATATATCTATTTTTACCAATGTTCGCAAACCCAATAACAATAGTTATTTTAGTTATCGGGTTCCATGAAATGTATAGCAAGTCAAAACATTTGACTCAAGCAATTGAAAGTTTGGATAGTGAAGTAATAAATAATTTAAAAATTGCTGGTTATACTAATAATCAAATATTTTGAAAATATGTTCTTCCTTCTATAAAATATGACTTCATTAGTTTAAGTTTGTTTTATTTTGAATTAATTTTTAGAAACTCAATAACATATTCTGTATTCGCAACAGGCGAATTACATATTGGTCAAGCAATTGAAACACATTTAGATTTAAGAGCATATGAGCCAGCAAAAGCAATGTCATATATTTGGATAGCAACTTTTTCAATACTTCTTATCAATATAACTGGTGCCATAATCAATAAAAAAATAAAGAAATAA